In Bacteroidota bacterium, the following are encoded in one genomic region:
- a CDS encoding CDGSH iron-sulfur domain-containing protein: protein MMSTKITVNNNGSLRIEGDFELLDPNGNAYGLSGRKVISLCRCGKSNNKPFCDGEHKRCEFQSEVIATILPPPNKPA, encoded by the coding sequence ATAATGTCAACAAAAATTACAGTAAATAATAACGGATCATTAAGAATTGAAGGAGACTTTGAACTTTTAGATCCTAATGGAAACGCTTATGGTTTATCCGGACGAAAAGTTATATCCTTATGCCGTTGTGGCAAGAGCAATAATAAACCTTTTTGCGATGGAGAACATAAGCGCTGTGAATTTCAATCAGAGGTAATCGCAACAATACTTCCTCCACCGAACAAACCAGCATAA
- a CDS encoding type IX secretion system membrane protein PorP/SprF, with the protein MKRYRNIKTAFSVILLIVCFQDSMGQDMQFTQFYAAQTYLNPAFTGIHGCSKVSSNFRDQWPSIPGSFVSYTFSYDQNLPSLNGSLGVLFTNDKAGSGKLRSTGINLLYAYEVPISKTWMVRAGLQGGINSRNINYNDLIFGDQIARGGAATSIHANNSEMALYADLSTGTVVYSQNYWIGLSAHHLNRPNQSLLNDQSTVPVKYSLHAGTRIQLDEPTNSKDGKYAIYPAFNLKSQGKFDQLDLGLYYGYSVMTLGIWYRGIPLFKAYEPGYSNHDAVALLAGFVVDKLQIGYSYDITVSRLKTSTAGAHEITLNYIFCKANKKKKRIVVPCPKF; encoded by the coding sequence ATGAAAAGGTATAGAAACATAAAAACCGCATTTAGCGTAATTCTGCTAATTGTTTGTTTCCAGGATAGCATGGGGCAGGATATGCAATTCACCCAGTTTTATGCAGCTCAAACATATTTAAACCCGGCTTTCACCGGAATACATGGTTGTTCAAAGGTGTCTTCCAATTTTCGCGACCAATGGCCTTCCATTCCAGGAAGTTTTGTATCCTATACATTCTCCTATGATCAAAACCTACCTTCACTTAATGGTTCCTTAGGAGTATTATTTACTAACGACAAGGCAGGTTCAGGTAAGCTGAGATCTACAGGAATTAATTTGTTGTATGCCTATGAAGTTCCAATTAGTAAAACATGGATGGTTAGAGCAGGTTTACAAGGAGGAATTAATTCTAGAAACATCAATTATAATGATCTTATTTTTGGAGATCAAATAGCAAGAGGGGGAGCAGCTACTTCAATTCATGCAAATAACTCTGAAATGGCATTATATGCTGATTTATCTACAGGCACAGTAGTTTATTCACAAAATTATTGGATTGGACTTTCTGCCCATCATTTAAACAGACCCAATCAATCCCTTTTAAATGATCAAAGTACTGTTCCTGTAAAATATTCGCTTCATGCAGGTACAAGGATTCAACTTGATGAACCAACTAATTCAAAAGATGGAAAATATGCAATTTATCCTGCTTTTAATTTAAAGTCACAAGGAAAGTTTGATCAACTTGACTTAGGCCTTTATTATGGTTATTCAGTTATGACCTTAGGTATCTGGTATCGTGGAATTCCTCTTTTTAAAGCCTATGAGCCTGGATATTCAAATCATGATGCAGTAGCTCTTCTTGCAGGATTTGTTGTAGATAAACTCCAAATAGGATATAGTTATGACATCACTGTTTCCCGGCTTAAGACTTCAACCGCAGGAGCGCATGAAATTACTTTGAATTATATTTTTTGTAAAGCAAACAAAAAGAAAAAAAGGATAGTTGTACCTTGCCCTAAATTTTAA
- a CDS encoding PD40 domain-containing protein: protein MKRLFILLSILFLSVQVLFSQQNKKETERLKKSADLLFEYNSFKKALEIYQVLYKSDSLNGEINFKVGVCIYYLGNEKKDAIPYFERAAFHDQIDSYYYLGCLYHLNAEFEKALSSYNQYRNQKGEKSFVDYEIERQISITRNAKERIKKPINVQIENMGPVINSLHHDYAPLISADGNLLIFTSRRESSTGGLLDPYEEYFEDIYISRKVENEWTEPKGISHNINSSGHDASVTLTADGEKLFIYRTNQSLTGGDIYESKYDGSDWTKPEKLEPDINSVDGWESSASISQDSEIFYFSSNRPGGYGGKDIYRVVKLPNGLWSKASNLGSAINTAFDDDAPFIHPDGKTLYFSSKGHNTMGGYDIFKTIKDENGWSTPENIGYPINSVEDDIYFVLTVNGDVGYYASKKASGIGKSDIYKVFLPDENFDLAVLKGSVHNKDKLPLSATITLIDEEYNSIHGMYNSNRLTGKFIMIIKPGKTYRLIVESPGYNSFSDIVGSHTPIISLKLIETK from the coding sequence ATGAAGAGATTATTTATTTTACTTAGTATTTTATTTCTTTCAGTCCAGGTATTGTTTTCACAGCAAAACAAAAAAGAAACTGAACGGCTGAAAAAATCAGCTGATTTGTTGTTTGAGTACAATAGCTTTAAAAAGGCATTGGAAATATATCAGGTATTGTATAAAAGTGATTCATTAAATGGTGAAATTAATTTCAAAGTTGGTGTTTGTATATATTATCTGGGAAATGAAAAGAAGGATGCTATTCCCTATTTTGAAAGAGCCGCTTTTCACGATCAAATAGATAGTTATTATTATTTAGGATGTTTATACCACCTAAATGCCGAATTCGAAAAGGCCTTGTCATCATACAATCAATATCGAAATCAAAAAGGCGAGAAATCTTTTGTTGATTATGAGATAGAAAGACAAATTTCAATTACACGGAATGCAAAAGAAAGGATTAAGAAACCGATAAATGTGCAAATAGAAAACATGGGACCGGTAATTAATTCCTTACACCATGATTATGCTCCTTTGATATCTGCCGATGGCAATTTATTGATTTTTACATCAAGAAGGGAAAGTAGTACTGGAGGTTTACTTGATCCTTATGAAGAATATTTTGAAGACATTTATATTTCACGTAAAGTTGAAAATGAATGGACAGAGCCTAAAGGAATAAGCCACAACATTAATTCCAGCGGGCATGATGCAAGTGTAACCTTAACGGCTGATGGAGAAAAATTATTTATATACCGTACAAATCAAAGTTTAACTGGCGGTGATATTTATGAATCGAAATATGATGGAAGTGATTGGACAAAACCTGAAAAATTAGAGCCGGATATCAATTCAGTAGACGGATGGGAATCAAGTGCCAGCATTAGCCAGGACAGTGAAATTTTTTATTTTTCAAGTAATCGTCCTGGAGGTTATGGGGGTAAGGATATTTATAGAGTTGTTAAATTGCCTAATGGATTATGGAGTAAAGCTTCTAATCTTGGTTCTGCAATTAATACTGCTTTTGATGATGATGCTCCATTTATTCACCCCGATGGCAAAACACTTTATTTTAGTTCCAAAGGTCATAATACTATGGGTGGATATGATATTTTTAAAACAATAAAAGACGAAAATGGTTGGTCAACTCCTGAAAATATAGGGTATCCAATAAATTCAGTGGAGGATGATATTTATTTTGTACTAACAGTTAACGGAGATGTGGGTTATTATGCATCAAAAAAAGCTTCTGGAATTGGAAAATCTGATATTTATAAAGTTTTTCTACCAGATGAAAATTTTGATTTAGCTGTTTTAAAAGGATCAGTTCATAATAAGGATAAATTGCCTTTATCCGCAACAATTACACTTATTGATGAAGAATATAATTCAATACATGGAATGTATAATTCAAATAGACTTACAGGAAAGTTTATTATGATTATTAAGCCAGGTAAAACGTATAGATTAATTGTAGAATCCCCGGGTTATAATTCCTTTTCTGATATTGTTGGTTCGCATACACCAATTATATCCTTAAAATTAATTGAAACAAAATAA